Below is a window of Virgibacillus sp. NKC19-3 DNA.
TTACTCTATCTTGTATTTATAGTGGCACCACTTAGCAGCCTATTACATGAAGCTGGACATGCAGCTGCAGCTCGAACAGTAGGTGCGGATCAGATAACATTGTCAATTGGTCTGGGAAAAAGAATTAACACAGTTATCTTTGCCAACGTTCATATCACTTTTCATGCTATTTTCTTTTTAGGAGGCTTAGCGAAGAGTGAAAGAGTAATTCCGTATAAATCATGGGAAATTATATGGATTACCATAGTCGGTCCATGCACGAATGCTTTTTTTGCCTTTCTTTTTTATATATTGTATGGTATGTACCCGAATGATTATCTGCAATTACTTTTTTTATTTAATATGTGGCTTGCTTTTGTTAACATTATTCCATTCAAAATCAAAGAGAAATGTTCAGATGGGTATTTAATCCTTCAAACCATTTCGAGAAAAGACACACCTTTCAAATTTAAACATAAATAATAGTATGATTTTAACTGATCGTGTTAATGCTGTTTTAGAGAATGGTTGATTAGGATATGATTGGATAAATACGTGTATTCATGCGAAAATATATATACAAAAGTAAAAAATTATTGTATAACAAAGGTAATGATTAAAAATAGGTATTGTGTATGTTTGAAGGATATGACGTTATGATCCGTTATTTTGTTAATGAGGGGTATCTATGTTAATTCGTTATAAAAAAAATATGGAAAAGATTGCAATGGGTTTACTATCGTTTATGCCAGAAGAAAAAAAAGATGTAAAAAAATTGCAGCAAACAATTAAGGAATATGAAACAAATCCGGATTGGCATCTTTTTTTGTGGAAAGAGGAGGAAGATGTATTAGGTGCGGTTGGGTTAAGAATTGAAGATGAAATAAATGCTGTTATCCAACACGTTTCCGTGAATCCATCACATCGCAATATTGGAATTGGTAAGAAGATGATTAATGAGGTGCACCGACTTTATCAATCTAAATACGCTGTATCTGCTAATGATGAAATACAGCATTTTCACAATAAATGTGAAGTATCCAATAAACAGGACGAACATGACTAAAAAAAGCCAGCTCCTTCATTCAAAGGAGGCTGGCTTTTTTAAAAGATAAAAACTATAAAATTTGGATGGTACTAATTCTTATCAGGGATCCTACATCT
It encodes the following:
- a CDS encoding M50 family metallopeptidase — translated: MDIYVLLYLVFIVAPLSSLLHEAGHAAAARTVGADQITLSIGLGKRINTVIFANVHITFHAIFFLGGLAKSERVIPYKSWEIIWITIVGPCTNAFFAFLFYILYGMYPNDYLQLLFLFNMWLAFVNIIPFKIKEKCSDGYLILQTISRKDTPFKFKHK
- a CDS encoding GNAT family N-acetyltransferase; this encodes MLIRYKKNMEKIAMGLLSFMPEEKKDVKKLQQTIKEYETNPDWHLFLWKEEEDVLGAVGLRIEDEINAVIQHVSVNPSHRNIGIGKKMINEVHRLYQSKYAVSANDEIQHFHNKCEVSNKQDEHD